AAGAAACATTTAAAGAGCAAAGTGAGCGAATAACGCTCTCACTTACCAGCCACAAAACCATTCAGGATGGTGCCTTAACGCTCAATGTTCAGGCTGTAAAAGACAACTTGCAGTCGAAATACGAATGGCTGTACCGCACGCCAACTTCATCCAGCGATGTTGAATCTGCGTTTTCGCAAGAGCGCGGCAAAACAGACACTAGCGAAATGTCTATCGATAGGCAGTGGCAAGGTCAGCGCTGGAGCACACAACTTACAGGCTACTACTCAAAACAAAAGAATGAGTTGCACATGCTTGATGGTCTCTCTGCGCAACTTTCAACACCGAGCTTTACACAGTATAAGCGTACTGACGAGCGAGTAATTCGCCTGATGGTAAACGACGCAGTCTCGGAGTACGGTCTTGAGGCCAGTATCAATCGAGTAAATGCCAACACAATATTGCCCGAGGAGCAGTTACACAGCACGATAAAAGAGCTAAGTATTGAGCCCTTTGCTGCTTTTACTTGGTCACTTTCACCAAAATGGCAGTTATACAGCAAACTGGCAGCTGAGCAGGCTACACTTTCGACCAACAGTAGTCAGAGTGAAGATATTCAGCATCTCATCGCCAAGCCGTTGATGCGATTAAATTATGACGCAACAAAACACATTCAGCTTACAACCACCTTAAAGCATGAAGTGGAACAGCTCGATTTTTCACTTTTTTTACCAGAGCTCAACGCAGGATTTGGCCGCTTACAGTTTGGCAACCTGGAAATAAAGCCAATGCAGTACACTGAACTTGCACTGCAAATTGATATTGAAGAAGGTGAAAGATGGCGTTTTAACGTTAAGCCTTTTTATCAGTGGCAAAAAGATGTGCATGAATATCAGCAAGATAATCGAGGTGAAAGCATAGTTGCAAACGCAGACGGTGCCGCGCTTTGGGGGCTAGATGGTGCAGTTAATCTAGACTTATCAAGCTGGATCAACAACAGTCAGCTCAATCTTGATTATAGTTA
The sequence above is a segment of the Pseudoalteromonas piscicida genome. Coding sequences within it:
- a CDS encoding TonB-dependent receptor, which codes for MSVISSGVYANMDNAKPSIYAGSSLQQFAAQDALATIERLPSFTLIEQSGERGLGGSSANILLNGMEIRVKSGSVSEYLKQLPVDQIAALEVYLNHHPFPSLKQYNQVVNIIRDEKTNAYNWQLGSALNASSSIGITAMAGFILPKGQWTHSGHIQAQDEPFKSTNKGQLFASSNTLEEKSEETFKEQSERITLSLTSHKTIQDGALTLNVQAVKDNLQSKYEWLYRTPTSSSDVESAFSQERGKTDTSEMSIDRQWQGQRWSTQLTGYYSKQKNELHMLDGLSAQLSTPSFTQYKRTDERVIRLMVNDAVSEYGLEASINRVNANTILPEEQLHSTIKELSIEPFAAFTWSLSPKWQLYSKLAAEQATLSTNSSQSEDIQHLIAKPLMRLNYDATKHIQLTTTLKHEVEQLDFSLFLPELNAGFGRLQFGNLEIKPMQYTELALQIDIEEGERWRFNVKPFYQWQKDVHEYQQDNRGESIVANADGAALWGLDGAVNLDLSSWINNSQLNLDYSYRDASYRDVLTGKRAINGTVPHWASVQFRQSFNRFSWSAEISSGDSYREYYPDEQFIESGSLQLTLQAQLQVSQRVKLNLEASPLTSRYEYRRLYYNASRAGSVSAVETIRERVPPEFALTLSGNW